A stretch of the Aphis gossypii isolate Hap1 chromosome 2, ASM2018417v2, whole genome shotgun sequence genome encodes the following:
- the LOC114124833 gene encoding uncharacterized protein LOC114124833 isoform X1 yields MVSVCLSVAKSSTAKELYRLFISMRFFDFDFYVPMPKIKKSVNDENKCPNKMAGNKKYKSGFKFDMKRILKERQAEDEFLKKHADLDKEMKVVDDLFQEEVNNTIKQDDSFSLVLPKVGFVIFDRSKCNINFEDKFSTTGLYSQQLLLMSIEKNEFEANIIFNNLINSNWSPVFEDVQLILSNWGADLDSLTNSKLLKCQIKDSEKIKRHNFELAMNFLTYNILKNNKKLSDDELLTLAQYIVKISFDHHFGQMINVIKKLFSACIETAIQENDDTSIIIFAQELYSQYDSKLLKMIVDLFLPLEGNTMKKIYTYLTFKLYKSLLEKTNNISPFPSSIKEWFVQDYVNKDFFNNKPKRLLYRLIRLLEHVVIVFDLYTDEKKLNEMYDFLHCVVKPTGLSDSLKLVNILDQWRLRLFRLHVNRQNVLF; encoded by the exons ATGGTTTCAGTATGCCTTAGTGTGGCCAAATCCTCGACAGCGAAGGAATTGTatcgtttatttattagcaTGAGGTTCTTcgatttcgatttttatgtacc gatgccaaaaatcaagaaaagtgtaaatgatgaaaataaatgtccGAATAAAATGgctggaaataaaaaatataaatcaggatttaaatttgatatgaaAAGAATTCTAAAAGAAAGACAAGCTGAGgatgaatttttgaaaaaacatgCTGATCTTGATAAAGAGATGAAAGTTGTAGATGACTTGTTCCAAGAAgaagtaaataatactattaaacaaGATGATTCCTTTTCTCTTGTATTGCCAAAAGTTggttttgttatatttgacCGTTCtaagtgtaatataaattttgaagacAAGTTTAGTACAACAGGATTATATTCACAACAGCTACTTCTAATGTCAATTgagaaaaatgaatttgaagccaatattatttttaataatctaataaactCAAATTGGTCACCAGTATTTGAA gATGTTCaacttattttatcaaactggGGAGCTGATTTGGATTCATTGACTAATAGTAAACTATTAAAGTGTCAAATAAAAGATAGTGAGAAAATTAAAAGGCACAACTTTGAACTAGCAATGAATTTCttgacttataatatactaaaaaataataagaaattaagtGATGATGAATTACTAACATTGGCCcagtatattgttaaaatatcctTTGATCACCATTTTGGACAAatgataaatgttataaaaaaattatttagtgctTGTATTGAAACTGCAATACAAGAAAATGATGAtacttctattataatatttgctcAAGAATTGTATTCACAGTATGACAGCAAACTATTAAAGATGATAGTTGATTTATTTCTACCTTTAGAAGGAaacacaatgaaaaaaatatacacttatttAACATTCAAACTGTACAAGTCACTTTTAGAAAAAACCAACAACATAAGCCCATTTCCATCTAGTATTAAAGAATG gtTTGTTCAAGATTATGtgaataaagattttttcaataataaaccaaaaagATTATTATACCGCCTTATTCGACTATTGGAACACGTCGtgattgtttttgatttatatacggatgaaaaaaaacttaatgaaaTGTATGACTTTTTACATTGTGTTGTTAAACCAACTGGATTATCAGATTCTTTAAAACTTGTTAATATATTGGATCAATGGAGGTTGCGATTATTCCGTTTGCATGTGAATcgtcaaaatgttttattctaa
- the LOC114124832 gene encoding SNW domain-containing protein 1-like yields the protein MSLFSVLPAPTQFLQDLEEDEESNETLTEKTNTFEVYAVKIPPYGNRNGWVPRTVEDFGDGGAFPEIQVAQYPLNMGKENKESVSNALALQLTSDGKVKYDVIARQGQRKDKVIYSKLSDMLPSEVINEDDPSLQKPDLEEVADITEKTRAALEKLTNSKVSAALPVRAADKPAPVQWFRYTPTEQGQEYNSGSKQRVVRLVEAQKDPMEPPKFKINKKIPRGPPSPPAPLMHSPTRKTSVKEQKEWKIPPCISNWKNAKGYTIPLDKRLAADGRGLQQNHINEKFAKLAEALYIADRKAREAVEMRAQLEKKMAQKEKEKKEEHLRAMAQKARDERAGIRLPGSAKNDESRERDQLRLERQKERARDRNLARNADSRKNKVLRDRDISEQIALGLPAITRKTGDTQYDQRLLNTTAGMDTGFGDDEEYNVYDKPWRGNSSLAQHIYRPSANIDKEVYGDDLEKIAKTNRFVPNKEFSGTDRDPKAGGRSGPVQFEKHQQEEDPFGLDQFLTQAKHASKRSQPQQQDRDKRRRKD from the exons ATGTCTCTATTTAG TGTATTACCAGCACCCACTCAATTCCTACAAGATTTAGAAGAAGATGAGGAATCAAATGAAACTCTTACtgaaaaaactaatacttTTGAAGTGTACGCTGTAAAAATCCCACCATATGGAAACAGAAATGGATGGGTACCGAGGACTGTTGAa gatTTTGGTGATGGTGGTGCTTTTCCGGAAATCCAAGTTGCGCAATATCCCTTGAATATgggaaaagaaaataaagaatCTGTTTCAAATGCTCTTGCATTACAATTAACTTCTGATGGAAAAGTTAAATATGATGTGATTGCTCGCCAAGGTCAAAGAAAAGACAAAGtgatttattcaaaactatCTGATATGCTTCCATCTGAGGTAATCAATGAAGATGATCCTTCTTTGCAAAAGCCTGATTTAGAAGAAGTTGCAGATATCACTGAAAAAACAAGAGCAGCTCTCGAAAAGTTGACTAATTCTAAAGTTTCGGCTGCATTACCAGTACGAGCGGCAGATAAACCc gcTCCTGTACAATGGTTCCGTTATACCCCTACTGAACAAGGACAAGAATACAATTCCGGATCAAAACAACGTGTAGTAAGATTAGTAGAGGCTCAGAAAGATCCAATGGAACccccaaaattcaaaattaataaaaaaatacctcgAGGTCCTCCATCACCGCCTGCGCCTTTAATGCATTCCCCTACTAGAAAGACATCTGTTAAAGAACAGAAAGAATGGAAAATTCCTCCATGTATATCCAATTGGAAAAATGCTAAAGGTTATACAATTCCATTAGATAAGAGATTAGCTGCTGATGGTCGAGGTTTAcaacaaaatcatataaatgaaaaatttgctAAGCTAGCTGAGGCTTTATACATAGCAGATCGTAAAGCCAGAGAAGCTGTTGAAATGAGAGCTCAGTTAGAAAAGAAAATGGCACAAAAAGAAAAGGAAAAGAAAGAAGAACATCTTAGAGCAATGGCTCAAAAAGCCAGAGATGAAAGAGCAGGTATTCGACTACCTGGTTCTGCTAAAAATGATGAATCTCGTGAGCGTGATCAACTACGTTTGGAACGTCAAAAAGAAAGAGCTCGTGATCGTAACCTTGCTAGAAATGCTGACAGCCGTAAAAACAAAGTATTGCGAGATCGAGACATTAGCGAACAAATTGCTCTTGGACTTCCAGCAATTACTAGAAAAACAGGAGATACTCAGTACGATCAACGTTTGCTTAATACAACAGCAGGTATGGATACCGGATTTGGTGATGATGaagaatataatgtgtatgatAAACCTTGGCGTGGGAACAGCTCTTTGGCTCAACATATTTATCGTCCATCTGCTAATATTGATAAAGAAGTGTATGGTGatgatttagaaaaaattgctAAGACAAATCG gTTTGTGCCGAACAAAGAATTTAGTGGAACAGATCGTGATCCTAAAGCTGGTGGTAGGTCTGGTCCAGttcaatttgaaaaacatCAACAAGAAGAGGATCCATTTGGTTTGGATCAGTTCTTAACACAAGCCAAGCATGCATCTAAAAGATCTCAACCACAACAACAAGATCGAGATAAACGCCGTAGAAAAGATTAA
- the LOC114124833 gene encoding uncharacterized protein LOC114124833 isoform X2, producing the protein MPKIKKSVNDENKCPNKMAGNKKYKSGFKFDMKRILKERQAEDEFLKKHADLDKEMKVVDDLFQEEVNNTIKQDDSFSLVLPKVGFVIFDRSKCNINFEDKFSTTGLYSQQLLLMSIEKNEFEANIIFNNLINSNWSPVFEDVQLILSNWGADLDSLTNSKLLKCQIKDSEKIKRHNFELAMNFLTYNILKNNKKLSDDELLTLAQYIVKISFDHHFGQMINVIKKLFSACIETAIQENDDTSIIIFAQELYSQYDSKLLKMIVDLFLPLEGNTMKKIYTYLTFKLYKSLLEKTNNISPFPSSIKEWFVQDYVNKDFFNNKPKRLLYRLIRLLEHVVIVFDLYTDEKKLNEMYDFLHCVVKPTGLSDSLKLVNILDQWRLRLFRLHVNRQNVLF; encoded by the exons atgccaaaaatcaagaaaagtgtaaatgatgaaaataaatgtccGAATAAAATGgctggaaataaaaaatataaatcaggatttaaatttgatatgaaAAGAATTCTAAAAGAAAGACAAGCTGAGgatgaatttttgaaaaaacatgCTGATCTTGATAAAGAGATGAAAGTTGTAGATGACTTGTTCCAAGAAgaagtaaataatactattaaacaaGATGATTCCTTTTCTCTTGTATTGCCAAAAGTTggttttgttatatttgacCGTTCtaagtgtaatataaattttgaagacAAGTTTAGTACAACAGGATTATATTCACAACAGCTACTTCTAATGTCAATTgagaaaaatgaatttgaagccaatattatttttaataatctaataaactCAAATTGGTCACCAGTATTTGAA gATGTTCaacttattttatcaaactggGGAGCTGATTTGGATTCATTGACTAATAGTAAACTATTAAAGTGTCAAATAAAAGATAGTGAGAAAATTAAAAGGCACAACTTTGAACTAGCAATGAATTTCttgacttataatatactaaaaaataataagaaattaagtGATGATGAATTACTAACATTGGCCcagtatattgttaaaatatcctTTGATCACCATTTTGGACAAatgataaatgttataaaaaaattatttagtgctTGTATTGAAACTGCAATACAAGAAAATGATGAtacttctattataatatttgctcAAGAATTGTATTCACAGTATGACAGCAAACTATTAAAGATGATAGTTGATTTATTTCTACCTTTAGAAGGAaacacaatgaaaaaaatatacacttatttAACATTCAAACTGTACAAGTCACTTTTAGAAAAAACCAACAACATAAGCCCATTTCCATCTAGTATTAAAGAATG gtTTGTTCAAGATTATGtgaataaagattttttcaataataaaccaaaaagATTATTATACCGCCTTATTCGACTATTGGAACACGTCGtgattgtttttgatttatatacggatgaaaaaaaacttaatgaaaTGTATGACTTTTTACATTGTGTTGTTAAACCAACTGGATTATCAGATTCTTTAAAACTTGTTAATATATTGGATCAATGGAGGTTGCGATTATTCCGTTTGCATGTGAATcgtcaaaatgttttattctaa